A portion of the Streptomyces griseiscabiei genome contains these proteins:
- a CDS encoding metallopeptidase family protein, protein MDNLVPPRAASAPGPRRRDRHGRGMRGPIAPPQVPLAASRADVFADLVQDSVERLERRLPQLADIDFLVLEVPRLDGPADGAWNDEAVPLGGTVAAREGRPARVVVYRRPVEIRTKGRDERAALVHEVVVEQVAELLGLNPENVDPRYGED, encoded by the coding sequence ATGGACAACCTCGTACCGCCCCGCGCCGCCTCCGCACCCGGGCCCCGCCGCCGAGACCGGCACGGCAGGGGGATGCGTGGGCCCATCGCGCCACCGCAGGTACCGCTCGCGGCGAGCCGTGCGGACGTGTTCGCGGATCTTGTGCAGGACTCCGTGGAGCGGCTGGAGCGGCGGTTGCCGCAGCTGGCCGACATCGACTTCCTCGTGCTGGAGGTGCCGCGGCTCGACGGGCCGGCGGACGGGGCGTGGAACGACGAGGCCGTGCCGCTCGGGGGGACGGTCGCGGCGCGCGAGGGGCGGCCCGCGCGGGTCGTGGTGTACCGACGGCCGGTGGAGATCCGTACCAAGGGGCGGGACGAGCGGGCCGCGCTGGTGCATGAGGTCGTGGTGGAGCAGGTGGCGGAGTTGCTGGGGCTGAATCCGGAGAACGTGGATCCTCGGTACGGCGAGGACTGA